A stretch of Syntrophales bacterium DNA encodes these proteins:
- a CDS encoding DegQ family serine endoprotease produces the protein MKIKAESKSRKTFFAVLLVFLMGVFVVSMVGTVRFSPVFKGTYVDDALAASVAEAIRPPDSFADLAEKLKPAVVNISTTKVIKSGAMQKFMSPFGEEFPFDRFFGGDEFFKKFFGDIPEKEFKQKSLGSGFIISNDGYIFTNNHVVEKADKIKVKLSDGKEYDAEVKGKDAKTDIALIKIKPTGSLPVVSFGDSDNLRVGDWVIAIGNPFGLEHTVTAGIVSAKGRVIGSGPYDNFIQTDASINPGNSGGPLFNLQGKVVGINTAMIARGQGIGFAIPINMAKGILTDLKTKGKVVRGWLGVSVQEITEDIAKNLGLKDAKGVLVNDVFKGDPADRAGVKTGDIILEVGGKKIKDTHELLRIVATLSVGKKVELKILSNGKEKVLQIVVAEREKSEKLAKAGEMKEYFGMTVQEITPEIAAHLGLSEENGVIVTHVQGESPADDGGVKPQDIILQVNKVKISSMEDYIKAISLKDAKDSCMLLIKRGRTSFFVVIRK, from the coding sequence ATGAAAATAAAGGCAGAAAGTAAAAGCAGAAAAACCTTTTTTGCGGTTTTACTGGTTTTTCTAATGGGGGTTTTTGTTGTTTCCATGGTCGGAACTGTACGGTTTTCGCCAGTATTTAAAGGAACTTACGTGGATGATGCGCTTGCAGCTTCGGTGGCAGAAGCTATAAGGCCACCCGACTCCTTTGCTGATTTGGCCGAGAAGCTAAAACCTGCTGTGGTTAATATCAGCACTACAAAGGTTATCAAGAGTGGTGCCATGCAGAAATTTATGTCTCCTTTCGGAGAGGAATTTCCTTTTGATAGGTTTTTCGGGGGAGACGAATTTTTCAAGAAGTTTTTTGGAGACATCCCGGAGAAGGAATTTAAACAGAAGAGTCTCGGATCCGGTTTTATAATCAGCAATGACGGCTATATATTTACGAATAATCATGTTGTTGAGAAAGCCGACAAGATAAAGGTAAAACTTTCCGATGGTAAGGAATACGATGCCGAAGTGAAAGGTAAAGATGCCAAGACCGATATAGCCCTGATAAAGATAAAACCGACAGGTAGCCTGCCTGTAGTTAGTTTTGGTGACTCAGACAACTTAAGGGTAGGCGACTGGGTTATTGCAATAGGAAATCCCTTCGGTCTTGAGCATACGGTGACCGCCGGGATTGTCAGTGCCAAGGGGCGGGTTATCGGTTCAGGTCCCTATGATAATTTTATCCAGACGGATGCCTCTATAAATCCTGGGAACAGCGGAGGCCCACTTTTTAATCTGCAAGGGAAGGTCGTGGGAATCAATACGGCAATGATTGCTCGTGGGCAGGGAATAGGTTTTGCCATACCCATAAATATGGCTAAAGGGATTTTGACCGACCTTAAAACGAAAGGGAAGGTCGTACGAGGATGGCTTGGGGTTTCCGTGCAGGAGATTACGGAAGATATTGCGAAAAACCTCGGGCTTAAAGATGCTAAAGGGGTCCTGGTGAATGATGTGTTCAAAGGGGACCCTGCAGACAGGGCAGGAGTAAAGACTGGCGATATTATACTTGAGGTTGGCGGGAAGAAGATAAAAGACACCCATGAGCTGTTGAGGATTGTAGCGACTCTTTCCGTTGGGAAAAAGGTTGAACTGAAGATTTTGAGCAACGGGAAAGAAAAAGTCCTGCAGATCGTGGTAGCGGAACGTGAAAAGAGCGAAAAATTGGCCAAAGCTGGAGAAATGAAGGAATATTTTGGAATGACGGTTCAGGAAATTACACCGGAGATTGCCGCCCACCTTGGTCTTTCCGAAGAAAACGGGGTCATCGTTACCCATGTGCAGGGAGAAAGCCCTGCAGATGATGGAGGGGTAAAACCGCAAGATATTATTCTGCAGGTAAACAAGGTTAAAATTTCTTCTATGGAGGATTATATAAAGGCCATTTCCCTAAAAGATGCAAAGGACAGCTGTATGCTTTTGATAAAACGGGGCAGGACGTCTTTCTTTGTTGTTATTCGTAAGTAA